One Marinitoga hydrogenitolerans DSM 16785 genomic region harbors:
- a CDS encoding AAA-like domain-containing protein, which yields MRRFCTSGPVDKKTCYYVERPDIMEEALDHIENWRYFTVSAPRQTGKTTLLNDIVEKTKDKYLPIFISFESYVSKSEDDFLETFVIDILDDIEYRYNKKIKLEIPKKLDKIREMLKELYEKIGKEIILMIDEFEKLDENIMNEFLHVIRSVYHKKQIYKLRSVILISVGYLSGILEDNASPFNIAEHLEVPYFTKEQVYDLLNQHEKETGQIFDEKVKELIWHNAAGQPGLTNGLAYDLVMKKAKGEKIITVKHFEKTLYDYIRKYIDKNMENIISKAKKEKELMMKILFEPESIEFDISDDRIKFLYLNGVIDDCDGKCCVKVPLYYKKLYNHFKPQINGEKNYMATIKDTIKPYLKENGSLDLNKLMKRYIRYIKERGAVMFKGRNYYEGVYQYNLDQFLGLYVEAADGKVYPETQVGGGRIDLLINMRNKEYLIEIKANITGNDYEKSKKQIKEYIKRKGLKEGWLIIYSNTIKDFEYILEEENGIKLHIWFIKTNFENPSKI from the coding sequence GTCCCGTTGATAAAAAAACATGTTATTACGTAGAACGACCAGATATAATGGAAGAAGCACTTGATCATATAGAAAATTGGAGATATTTTACAGTATCAGCTCCAAGACAAACAGGAAAAACAACTTTGTTAAATGATATTGTTGAAAAAACAAAAGATAAATATTTACCAATATTTATTTCTTTTGAAAGTTACGTAAGTAAGAGCGAAGACGATTTTCTTGAAACGTTTGTAATTGATATATTGGATGATATAGAATATAGATATAATAAAAAAATTAAACTGGAAATACCAAAAAAACTTGATAAAATAAGAGAAATGTTAAAGGAATTATATGAAAAAATAGGAAAAGAGATAATATTAATGATAGATGAGTTTGAAAAATTAGATGAGAACATAATGAATGAATTTTTACATGTAATACGAAGTGTGTATCATAAAAAACAAATATACAAACTCAGAAGTGTAATATTAATAAGCGTAGGATATTTAAGCGGAATATTAGAAGATAATGCCAGTCCATTTAACATAGCAGAACATTTGGAAGTGCCATACTTTACAAAAGAACAAGTATATGATTTACTAAACCAACACGAAAAAGAAACAGGACAAATTTTCGATGAAAAAGTAAAAGAATTAATATGGCATAATGCAGCAGGACAACCGGGATTAACCAATGGTCTTGCATATGATTTGGTAATGAAAAAAGCTAAAGGAGAAAAAATAATAACAGTAAAACATTTTGAAAAAACATTATATGATTATATTAGAAAATATATAGATAAAAACATGGAAAATATAATATCAAAAGCGAAAAAAGAAAAAGAATTAATGATGAAAATATTATTTGAGCCAGAAAGCATTGAATTTGATATAAGCGATGATAGAATAAAATTCCTATATTTAAATGGGGTAATAGATGACTGTGACGGTAAATGTTGTGTAAAAGTACCGTTATATTATAAAAAGTTATACAATCATTTCAAACCACAAATCAATGGAGAAAAAAATTATATGGCAACAATAAAAGATACAATCAAACCATATCTAAAAGAAAACGGAAGCTTGGATTTAAACAAATTAATGAAAAGGTATATAAGATACATAAAAGAACGAGGAGCAGTAATGTTCAAAGGCAGAAACTATTATGAAGGTGTATATCAATACAATCTTGATCAATTTCTTGGATTATATGTAGAAGCGGCAGATGGAAAAGTATATCCAGAAACACAAGTAGGCGGAGGAAGAATAGACTTATTAATAAATATGCGTAACAAAGAATACTTAATAGAAATAAAAGCAAACATAACAGGAAATGATTATGAAAAAAGTAAAAAACAAATAAAAGAATATATAAAAAGAAAAGGGTTAAAAGAGGGATGGTTAATAATATATTCAAATACAATAAAAGATTTTGAATATATTTTAGAAGAAGAAAATGGAATAAAATTACACATTTGGTTTATAAAAACAAATTTTGAAAATCCGTCAAAAATATAG
- the ispG gene encoding flavodoxin-dependent (E)-4-hydroxy-3-methylbut-2-enyl-diphosphate synthase, producing the protein MFSKYTVFVKNVPIGGHNPVVIQSMTNTNTLDTEKTIKQIINLSNAGAEIVRVSVRTLDDIPSFKKICEISSIPIVADIHFDYKVAIESIKAGASKIRINPGNIGSLWKVKEVVKVAKDYNIPIRVGANSGSIKKEFEILNMPRFKALAESALEEVKVMEELEFNNIIISIKSTDAKENFLANKYISEKVPYPLHIGITEAGIYEDALILSSAGLGALLLNNIGDTIRISIAGDPIKEVLAAKKLLTLLGFKKGPRIIACPTCARTEINVEYLANKVKEWTKNIDEDINVAVMGCVVNGPGEAKHADIGIAGTKTGGAIFINGEIAETVLFEKLEETFKKYIKNLISERKKINTDS; encoded by the coding sequence ATGTTTTCAAAATATACTGTTTTCGTAAAAAACGTTCCAATTGGTGGTCATAATCCAGTTGTTATTCAAAGTATGACAAATACAAATACTTTAGATACCGAAAAAACCATAAAACAAATCATTAATCTTTCAAATGCTGGAGCTGAAATCGTAAGAGTTTCTGTTAGAACATTAGATGACATTCCTTCTTTTAAAAAAATATGTGAAATTTCTTCAATACCAATAGTTGCAGATATACACTTTGATTACAAAGTTGCTATAGAATCAATTAAGGCTGGAGCATCTAAAATAAGGATTAACCCAGGCAATATTGGTTCTCTTTGGAAGGTTAAAGAAGTTGTTAAAGTCGCTAAAGATTACAATATTCCTATTAGGGTTGGTGCAAACTCTGGTTCTATAAAAAAAGAATTTGAAATATTGAATATGCCAAGATTTAAAGCTTTAGCAGAAAGTGCTTTAGAAGAAGTTAAAGTTATGGAAGAATTGGAATTTAATAATATTATTATATCTATAAAATCTACAGATGCTAAAGAAAACTTTTTGGCTAATAAATATATTTCAGAAAAGGTACCATATCCTTTGCATATAGGAATTACTGAAGCTGGAATTTATGAGGATGCTTTAATATTATCTTCTGCAGGACTTGGAGCATTACTATTAAATAATATTGGAGATACTATTAGAATTTCCATAGCAGGAGATCCTATTAAAGAAGTATTAGCTGCAAAAAAATTACTAACTTTGTTAGGATTTAAAAAAGGCCCAAGGATTATAGCATGTCCGACCTGTGCTAGAACTGAAATAAATGTGGAATATCTTGCAAACAAAGTAAAAGAATGGACAAAAAATATTGATGAAGATATTAATGTTGCTGTAATGGGATGTGTTGTTAATGGACCAGGAGAAGCAAAACATGCTGATATTGGCATAGCTGGAACTAAGACAGGTGGTGCAATATTTATTAATGGCGAAATTGCTGAAACTGTTCTTTTCGAAAAACTCGAAGAAACTTTCAAAAAATATATTAAAAATTTAATTTCAGAAAGAAAAAAGATTAATACAGATTCATAA